Genomic window (Rhinoderma darwinii isolate aRhiDar2 unplaced genomic scaffold, aRhiDar2.hap1 Scaffold_2246, whole genome shotgun sequence):
TATCATCTGACTGTCTTCCGGGTCTTCACCAGGCGATGTTCCTCAGGTAGAAGATGTTTCGGAGACTCTCCCGTATCTGGCGACTCTTGATGCTGTAGATGATCGGATTGAGCATTGGTGGAATAAACAGATAAGCGTTGGCCATGAAGTTTACAAAAACTGGAGAAACTTGTATCCTGAACCTGTGCACTACGGATAAGGCCACCATGGGACCATAGAACATGCAGACCGCACAGAGATGGGACACACACGTGTTAAATAACTTATATTGCTCCATTTTTGAGGTGACGTCATGGACGGCTTTGATGATCAAGATGTAAGAAATAGAAATAAGGATCATGTCTACAGTCACAGTGCAGAGAATGACGGCGAGGCCATACATGATGTTGAAGGTATTGGTGCCATCACAAGCCAACTTCATGACGTCCTGGTGCAGGCAGTATGAGTGAGACAAGACGTTCCCTTTACAATATGGCAGGAACTGGAGACTGCCGACTGGTGGCAAGTGAATTATTGTCCCTCGGAAGACCGAAACCAAGGCGATCTTGGTCACCGCTGAGTTGGTCAGGATGGTTGTGTACCTTAGAGGGTGACAGATCGCGACAAAACGGTCAAAGGCCATAGCCACCAAGAGTGAAGACTCGATGATGGACAATGAGTGGATGAAGAACATCTGCAGGAGACACACGTGACATTGAATGTTATGGTGGTGGAACAAGAAGATCGCGAGGACTGATGGGCTTGTGGACAGTGAGAAGAGGATGTCAGTGACGGCCAGCATGGAGAGAAAGCGGAACATTGGCTGACGGAGCTTGTAGTCTCGATGTATCACGTGAAGTATGAGACCGTTCCCGGAAATGGAAACAAAAAACATGAAACAGAACGGAACGGAGATCCAACCGTAGATGTTCTCCAGTCCTGACAAGCCAACGAGGTGGAAAGTGGTGGGAATATGGCTGCTGTTCAACATGGTCATCTGCAAGGAAAGTCAAGAGACAGTGACTACCTAATATAGGACAACAAAACACTGTTCACAACTGTAGACCCCAACTCCATAAAGTGGAGATCATGCCACAAAATGGGACATCAAGTGTAATGCTGATAAGAGGATGGGAAGCCAACATTCAAGTTGTCTCTAGGACCGGGCGGGGGCCGATACTGCATAGGGGACCAGTTTTTTAACTAGCGGGGGTGCACCCAATCAGGAGGGCTCATCGCCTTCTTCATAGAGAGAACTGTGCAGCGGTTTAATCCCGATTCTCGGCTTCCCCTTGTGTGTGGTCCGTGCCGGAGGAGAACATGATAGAGACATGGGAGTCATCAGACCTCCGTAGACCCAGGGTAACCCACTGCTAGATCCTCCTGAAATGTCCCTGAGATATCAAGTCTACACATTGAGTGGGGCAGGGAGGACATGGGAGGTGACATTGGGACATGGGAGGTGACATGGGGACATGGAAGGGGACATGGGGACATGGGAGGTGACATGGGGACATGGGAGGTGGCATGGGGACATGGGAGGTGACATGGGAGGGGACATGGGGACATGGGAGGTGACATGGGGACATGGGAGGGGACATGGGAGGTGACATGGGGACATGGGAGGTGACATGGGGACATGGGAGGGGACATGAGGACATAGGAGGTGACATGGGTGGATGATGAGCAGCAGCGGTGGTCAGTAATGTAGATTTTTTTGGGGTCTGGGCTTCCAAACTGTCAAAGGGCGaaatctgcatggagtttatatGTTCTCCCCGTGATTGTGTGGGTTTAATTCGGGTCCCAgggttcctcccacaccccaaatacATAAATAGGGGTagagaatttagattgtgagccccacaaGGGACACAGAGTGATGgacacctctgtacagcgctgcggaatatgttggtgctatagaagcaacataaaaaataataaataatggtgACAATACCGGAAGAGGCCAAAGTCAGGAAGCTGCTGCCAAAGCAAAATGCTCATGGGGACTTCAGTGGAGGCTGAGAACATACGTTTTATATAAAATACTTATAGGGGTACACGTGGCATACAGTGAGAAGAAGCGGCACCTGAATATGAGGAGGAAAGAAGAACTCGAGCCGATGGCTGGAAATAAAGCCCTAAAAAACAGCGACCAATCAAAAAAATAATCAGTGAGAAACTATAAATAAAAACATCAGAGGTCAGTACAGAAAATGTATAATGTCATCAAGACCCAAGAGCCTCATCATCACCCTAACCCTATAGAACTCTTcaatgtaagagcagtcacactatggaacctctactgtaagatcagtcacactatggaacctctactgtaagagcagtcacactatagaacctctactgtaagagcagtcacactatggaacctctactgtaagatcagtcacactatggaccctctactgtaagagcagtcacactatggaacctctactgtaagagcagtcacactatagaacctctactgtaagagcagtcacactatggaacctctactgtaagatcagtcacactatggaccctctactgtaagagcagtcacactatggaacctctactgtaagagcagtcacactatggaacctctactgtaagatcagtcacactatggaacctctactgtaagagcagtcacactatagaacctctactgtaagagcagtcacactatggaacctctactgtaagatcagtcacactatggaccctctactgtaagatcagtcacactatggaacctctactgtaagagcagtcacactatggagcctctactgtaagagcagtcacactatggagcctctactgtaagagcagtcacactatggagcctctactgtaagagcagtcacactatgaaacctctactgtaagatcagtcacactatggagcctctactgtaagagcagtcacactatggaacctctactgtaagatcagtcacactatggagcctctactgtaagagcagtcacactatggaacctctactgtaagagcagtcacactatggaacctctactgtaagatcagtcacacattggaccctctactgtaagagcagtcacactatggaacctctactgtaagagcagtcacactatggagcctctactgtaagagcggtcacactatggaccctctactgtaagagcggtcacactatggaacctctactgtaagagcagtcacactatggatcctctactgtaagagcagtcacactatggagcctctactgtaagagcagtcacactatggaacctctactgtaagagcagtcacattatggaacctctactgtaagagcagtcacactatggagcctctactgtaagatcagtcacactatggaacctctactgtaagagcagtcacactatggagcctctactgtaagatcagtcacactatggagcctctactgtaagagcagtcacactatggaacctctactgtaagagcagtcacactatcgaacctctactgtaagagcagtcacactatg
Coding sequences:
- the LOC142702030 gene encoding olfactory receptor 51A4-like, with the translated sequence MTMLNSSHIPTTFHLVGLSGLENIYGWISVPFCFMFFVSISGNGLILHVIHRDYKLRQPMFRFLSMLAVTDILFSLSTSPSVLAIFLFHHHNIQCHVCLLQMFFIHSLSIIESSLLVAMAFDRFVAICHPLRYTTILTNSAVTKIALVSVFRGTIIHLPPVGSLQFLPYCKGNVLSHSYCLHQDVMKLACDGTNTFNIMYGLAVILCTVTVDMILISISYILIIKAVHDVTSKMEQYKLFNTCVSHLCAVCMFYGPMVALSVVHRFRIQVSPVFVNFMANAYLFIPPMLNPIIYSIKSRQIRESLRNIFYLRNIAW